In a genomic window of Sutcliffiella sp. FSL R7-0096:
- the prfA gene encoding peptide chain release factor 1, with translation MHVFDRLQAVEMRYEKLTELLSDPEVISDTKKLREYSKEQSDIQETVEAYREYKAVKEQLDDAKAMLEDKLDADMREMVKEEISELEEQQESLAERLHILLLPKDPNDDKNVIMEIRGAAGGDEAALFAGDLYRMYSRYAEAQGWKTEVMEAASTGVGGYKEIIFMITGKGAYSKLKFENGAHRVQRVPETESGGRIHTSTATVAVLPEAEEVEIEIHDKDIRVDTFASSGPGGQSVNTTMSAVRLTHIPTNTVVSCQDEKSQIKNKEKAMKVLRARVYDKFQREVQAEYDANRKQAVGTGDRSERIRTYNFPQNRVTDHRIGLTIQKLDQILQGKLQEVIDALIMEDQALRMEQMEK, from the coding sequence ATGCACGTGTTTGATCGTTTGCAGGCAGTAGAGATGCGTTACGAGAAATTGACGGAGCTATTGAGTGATCCGGAAGTCATCAGCGATACGAAAAAGCTGCGCGAGTACTCTAAAGAGCAGTCCGATATTCAGGAGACAGTGGAAGCGTACCGTGAGTACAAAGCTGTCAAGGAGCAGCTGGACGATGCGAAAGCGATGCTTGAGGATAAATTGGACGCCGATATGCGCGAGATGGTGAAAGAGGAAATTTCTGAGCTTGAAGAGCAACAGGAAAGCTTGGCAGAGCGCCTACATATTCTTCTTTTGCCAAAAGATCCGAACGACGACAAGAACGTAATCATGGAGATCCGCGGAGCAGCGGGTGGAGATGAGGCGGCGCTGTTTGCAGGCGATCTATACCGCATGTACAGCCGATATGCCGAGGCCCAAGGCTGGAAAACAGAAGTGATGGAAGCGGCGTCCACTGGTGTCGGAGGCTACAAGGAGATCATTTTCATGATCACTGGTAAAGGGGCATACTCCAAGCTGAAATTTGAAAATGGCGCACACCGTGTGCAACGTGTTCCGGAAACGGAGTCCGGCGGCCGAATTCACACTTCAACTGCGACGGTTGCTGTATTACCTGAGGCGGAAGAAGTCGAGATCGAAATCCATGACAAGGATATCCGCGTGGATACATTCGCATCGAGTGGGCCAGGGGGACAATCCGTTAATACGACGATGTCTGCCGTTCGTCTGACACATATCCCGACAAACACGGTGGTTTCCTGTCAAGACGAAAAATCACAGATCAAAAATAAAGAAAAAGCGATGAAAGTTCTTCGTGCCCGTGTGTACGATAAGTTCCAACGTGAAGTACAAGCTGAATATGATGCGAACCGTAAGCAGGCGGTAGGTACCGGTGACCGCTCCGAGCGAATTCGTACGTACAACTTCCCGCAAAATCGTGTAACCGATCACCGTATCGGCCTGACCATTCAAAAACTTGATCAGATCCTCCAAGGAAAGCTTCAAGAAGTCATTGACGCACTGATCATGGAAGACCAAGCGCTAAGAATGGAACAGATGGAGAAATGA
- a CDS encoding bifunctional glycosyltransferase family 2/GtrA family protein, producing the protein MISDNRVTVLIPAYNPDYKLMELVKKIVKKGFQQILIVNDGSKSECEPIFNQIKKIEQCTILEHDVNYGKGQALKTAFSYFLDTFPDNLGLVTVDADGQHAVEDVEKVSQRLRECPDCLVLGVRDFSGEDIPFRSRFGNMLTKGVARFACGIKITDTQTGLRGIPSHFVRKLLSVAGQRYEFEMNMLVECKPNNVEIEEVKIQTIYIEENESSHFNPIKDSIRIYAVFLKFAFSSALSFILDIALFALFVMILNGIFIESYIIIATVIARVLSALFNYTVNRKVVFKSTSSHTLIKYFALAVAQMLASAGGVFLIYEAIGFGEVGIKVIVDGILFLISYVIQREWVFKRKYELGAG; encoded by the coding sequence TTGATAAGTGATAACCGAGTTACGGTTTTAATACCGGCCTACAATCCGGATTATAAACTAATGGAACTAGTGAAAAAAATCGTAAAAAAAGGGTTTCAGCAAATATTAATTGTGAATGATGGAAGTAAAAGTGAGTGTGAACCTATATTTAATCAAATTAAAAAGATAGAACAGTGTACTATACTGGAACATGATGTGAATTATGGGAAAGGCCAGGCGTTGAAAACTGCTTTTTCATATTTTTTGGATACGTTCCCTGATAACCTTGGGTTGGTTACGGTAGATGCTGATGGACAACATGCAGTGGAGGATGTGGAGAAAGTCTCGCAGCGCCTTCGCGAATGTCCAGATTGCCTCGTGCTGGGCGTAAGGGATTTTTCAGGCGAGGATATTCCGTTCAGAAGCAGGTTTGGGAATATGTTAACTAAAGGAGTGGCGCGTTTCGCTTGTGGAATAAAAATCACGGATACCCAAACAGGATTGCGGGGAATACCATCTCATTTTGTTAGGAAACTGCTTTCTGTTGCTGGTCAAAGATATGAATTCGAAATGAATATGTTAGTGGAGTGCAAACCTAATAATGTAGAGATAGAAGAAGTTAAAATCCAAACGATCTATATTGAAGAAAATGAATCTTCCCACTTTAATCCTATAAAGGATTCCATCCGGATATATGCAGTGTTTTTGAAATTTGCTTTCTCGTCGGCTCTTTCATTCATATTGGACATCGCATTATTTGCTCTTTTTGTCATGATATTAAATGGTATTTTCATAGAGTCATATATAATTATAGCAACTGTAATAGCGCGTGTTCTTTCAGCGTTATTCAATTATACTGTTAATAGAAAAGTGGTATTCAAGTCTACAAGCTCCCATACGCTTATAAAGTATTTTGCTCTGGCAGTTGCTCAAATGCTTGCCTCGGCCGGTGGAGTGTTTTTAATATATGAGGCAATCGGATTTGGGGAAGTTGGAATTAAAGTCATCGTTGATGGTATTCTATTCTTAATCAGTTATGTTATCCAAAGAGAATGGGTATTTAAGAGAAAATATGAATTAGGTGCAGGTTAA
- a CDS encoding thymidine kinase codes for MYVMKHSGWVEAICGSMFSGKSEELIRRMRRSQFAKQEIQVFKPAIDNRYSDEAVVSHNGTSIIAMPVPTSQSILDQVEENTDVVGIDEVQFFDDQIVEVVQELANKGYCVIVAGLDQDFRGEPFGKMPELLAIAESVTKLQAVCAVCGSPASRTQRLINGEPACYDDPIILVGASESYEPRCRHHHEVPHKVSVLQEMKK; via the coding sequence ATGTATGTAATGAAGCATTCCGGTTGGGTGGAAGCGATTTGTGGCAGCATGTTTTCGGGTAAATCTGAAGAATTGATTCGCCGCATGAGACGTTCCCAATTTGCCAAGCAGGAAATTCAAGTATTTAAGCCAGCCATCGATAACCGTTATAGTGATGAGGCTGTTGTTTCCCACAATGGAACCTCCATCATTGCCATGCCGGTACCAACATCGCAATCGATTTTGGACCAGGTAGAAGAGAATACGGATGTTGTCGGCATTGATGAAGTGCAATTTTTCGATGATCAAATTGTGGAAGTGGTACAGGAATTGGCCAACAAAGGCTACTGTGTCATTGTTGCTGGACTCGATCAGGACTTCCGTGGAGAGCCGTTCGGAAAAATGCCGGAGCTTTTGGCAATAGCAGAATCCGTCACAAAGCTGCAAGCGGTTTGTGCCGTCTGTGGATCCCCTGCAAGTCGTACACAACGTTTGATCAATGGTGAACCGGCTTGTTACGATGACCCAATCATTTTGGTGGGCGCTTCGGAATCATACGAACCTCGCTGTCGCCATCATCATGAAGTTCCTCACAAAGTGTCCGTACTGCAAGAAATGAAAAAATAA
- a CDS encoding type B 50S ribosomal protein L31, whose translation MKAGIHPDYRKVVFMDINTSFKFITGSTMKTNETIEWEDGTTYPLIKVEISSDSHPFYTGRQKHAAADGRVERFNKKYGLK comes from the coding sequence ATGAAAGCTGGAATTCACCCGGATTACCGTAAAGTTGTATTCATGGACATCAACACTAGTTTCAAATTCATCACAGGTTCTACGATGAAAACAAACGAAACTATTGAATGGGAAGACGGTACTACTTACCCTCTAATCAAAGTTGAGATCTCTTCTGATTCTCACCCATTCTACACTGGACGTCAGAAGCATGCTGCTGCTGATGGACGTGTTGAGCGTTTCAACAAAAAATACGGCCTTAAGTAA
- the rho gene encoding transcription termination factor Rho, which produces MDLTISHLENLKLKELYEFARQHKVSYYSKLTKKELIFAILKAQAEKDGLLFMEGVLEVIQSEGFGFLRPINYSPSSEDIYISASQIRRFDLRNGDKVSGKVRPPKENERYYGLLHVEAVNGDDPESAKERVHFPALTPLYPDRQIVLETKPKGLSTRIMDLIAPVGFGQRGLIVAPPKAGKTMLIKEIANSITTNHPEAELIVLLIDERPEEVTDIERSVAGDVVSSTFDEVPENHIKVAELVLERALRLVEHKRDVIILMDSITRLARAYNLVIPPSGRTLSGGIDPAAFHRPKRFFGAARNIEEGGSLTILATALVDTGSRMDDVIYEEFKGTGNMELHLDRQLAERRIFPAIDIRRSGTRKEELLIPKDHLDKLWAIRKTMSDSPDFAEKLLRRLRQSKTNQEFFEMLEEDQKAGTAKR; this is translated from the coding sequence ATGGATTTAACTATTTCTCACTTAGAAAATTTAAAACTGAAAGAATTATACGAGTTTGCCCGTCAGCACAAGGTTTCCTACTACAGTAAACTGACGAAAAAAGAACTTATTTTTGCTATTTTAAAAGCTCAGGCTGAAAAAGACGGCCTGTTATTCATGGAAGGGGTTTTGGAAGTCATCCAATCGGAAGGCTTCGGTTTCCTACGTCCAATCAACTATTCTCCAAGCTCAGAAGACATCTATATTTCCGCATCACAAATCCGCCGTTTTGACCTTCGAAATGGGGACAAGGTGTCTGGAAAGGTTCGTCCTCCAAAAGAGAATGAGCGTTATTATGGACTTTTACATGTAGAAGCGGTGAACGGAGACGATCCAGAATCTGCAAAAGAACGTGTGCATTTCCCAGCTTTGACGCCTTTATATCCGGATCGCCAAATTGTGTTGGAAACAAAGCCTAAAGGCCTTTCCACACGTATCATGGACTTGATCGCACCGGTAGGTTTCGGTCAGCGTGGACTGATCGTTGCCCCTCCTAAAGCTGGTAAAACGATGCTGATCAAGGAAATTGCGAACAGCATCACGACAAATCATCCGGAAGCGGAACTGATTGTCCTTTTGATTGATGAACGCCCTGAGGAAGTAACAGACATCGAACGTTCCGTTGCTGGAGACGTGGTAAGCTCCACTTTTGATGAAGTGCCTGAAAACCATATCAAAGTGGCTGAGCTAGTATTGGAGCGTGCCCTTCGCCTTGTAGAGCACAAGCGTGACGTTATTATCCTGATGGACAGCATCACACGCTTGGCACGCGCTTACAACCTGGTCATCCCGCCAAGTGGACGCACACTTTCCGGTGGTATCGACCCAGCAGCATTCCACCGTCCAAAGCGTTTCTTCGGTGCTGCACGTAATATTGAAGAGGGTGGAAGCTTGACAATCCTTGCGACCGCACTTGTGGACACAGGTTCCCGGATGGATGATGTCATTTATGAGGAATTCAAAGGTACAGGTAACATGGAGCTGCATCTTGACCGTCAGCTTGCTGAACGCCGTATCTTCCCGGCCATCGACATCCGTCGCTCCGGTACGCGTAAAGAAGAGCTTCTTATTCCAAAAGATCATCTGGATAAGCTATGGGCCATCCGCAAAACGATGTCCGACTCCCCGGATTTTGCAGAGAAACTATTGCGTAGACTTCGCCAATCCAAGACAAATCAGGAATTCTTCGAAATGCTGGAAGAGGACCAAAAGGCTGGAACGGCAAAACGCTAA
- the glpX gene encoding class II fructose-bisphosphatase: MERSLSMELIRVTEAAALSSARWMGRGDKESADGAATSAMRDVFDTVPMKGTVVIGEGEMDEAPMLYIGEKLGTGYGPRVDVAVDPLEGTSIVASGGWNALAVLAIADHGNLLHAPDMYMDKIAVGPAAVGKIDINASVTDNLRAVAEAKNKDIEDVVAVILNRPRHEKIIAELREAGARIKLIDDGDVAAAINTAFDHTGVDILFGSGGAPEGVIAAVALKCLGGEIQGKLLPQNEEELIRCRKMGIEDIDAVLRMEDLVRGDDAIFAATGVTDGELLRGVQFKGTNATTHSVVMRAKSGTVRFIDGQHNIKKKPNLVFKP; encoded by the coding sequence ATGGAAAGAAGTTTATCCATGGAATTGATTCGAGTGACAGAAGCGGCAGCTTTATCATCTGCACGCTGGATGGGACGGGGAGACAAAGAAAGCGCGGACGGTGCGGCTACTTCCGCCATGCGTGACGTATTTGACACGGTGCCGATGAAAGGGACGGTCGTGATTGGTGAAGGGGAAATGGACGAAGCACCTATGCTCTATATCGGCGAAAAGCTTGGTACCGGCTATGGACCACGCGTCGACGTTGCGGTTGACCCGCTGGAAGGGACTAGCATCGTAGCATCAGGAGGCTGGAATGCACTGGCGGTACTTGCGATAGCCGATCACGGAAATCTTCTTCACGCCCCGGATATGTACATGGATAAAATAGCCGTAGGTCCTGCTGCGGTCGGGAAAATTGATATCAACGCTTCCGTCACAGATAACCTGAGAGCGGTCGCGGAAGCGAAAAACAAGGATATCGAAGACGTAGTGGCCGTCATATTGAACAGACCTCGCCACGAAAAGATCATCGCAGAACTTCGTGAAGCAGGCGCTCGCATCAAGCTGATTGATGATGGAGATGTTGCTGCAGCCATCAACACAGCGTTCGATCATACAGGCGTAGATATCCTGTTCGGTTCAGGTGGCGCACCGGAAGGCGTGATTGCTGCCGTTGCATTGAAATGTCTTGGGGGAGAAATCCAAGGAAAATTACTACCACAAAATGAAGAAGAATTAATCCGTTGCCGCAAGATGGGAATTGAAGACATCGATGCCGTCCTAAGAATGGAAGACCTTGTGCGTGGAGATGACGCGATTTTCGCTGCAACAGGCGTAACTGATGGTGAACTCCTTCGCGGAGTCCAGTTCAAAGGGACAAATGCAACTACCCACTCCGTTGTCATGCGTGCAAAATCAGGAACCGTCCGCTTCATCGACGGCCAGCATAACATCAAGAAAAAACCTAACTTGGTATTCAAGCCTTAA
- a CDS encoding UDP-N-acetylglucosamine 1-carboxyvinyltransferase, producing MEKLKILGGNKLNGTVRVSGAKNSAVALIPATILADSPVTIEGLPQISDVEILSSLLEEIGGSVSLEGEDLTVDPSKMIAMPLPSGKVKKLRASYYLMGAMLGRFKKAVVGLPGGCHLGPRPIDQHIKGFEALGAEVTNEQGAIYLRAKELRGARIYLDVVSVGATINIMLAAVKAKGRTIIENAAKEPEIIDVATLLSSMGAKIKGAGTDVIRIDGVENLHGCKHTIIPDRIEAGTYMIMAAATGGEMIIDNVIPTHLEPLIAKLREMGVRIDINNDQDQVLVVPGEKLKAVDVKTLVHPGFPTDLQQPMTTLLTKAEGTSIVTDTIYSARFKHVDELRRMNGQIKVEGRSAIINGPVQLQGAKVKASDLRAGAALVIAGLLADGLTEVTGLEHIDRGYSHLEEKLEGLGATIWREKLTEEEIEQMQNS from the coding sequence ATGGAAAAGTTAAAGATTCTTGGTGGTAATAAGTTAAATGGAACCGTACGCGTTAGTGGAGCGAAAAATAGTGCAGTGGCATTGATCCCTGCAACCATTCTAGCGGACTCACCCGTAACGATCGAAGGGTTACCGCAAATATCGGATGTAGAAATTTTAAGCAGCCTACTTGAGGAAATCGGCGGAAGCGTATCATTGGAAGGGGAAGACCTTACAGTCGACCCATCCAAAATGATTGCGATGCCTCTACCAAGCGGAAAAGTGAAAAAACTTCGTGCTTCCTATTATTTGATGGGAGCGATGCTTGGCCGCTTCAAAAAAGCGGTAGTCGGCCTGCCTGGTGGTTGTCATTTAGGCCCAAGACCGATTGATCAGCATATCAAAGGCTTCGAAGCACTTGGAGCAGAAGTTACAAACGAACAAGGCGCCATCTACCTTCGCGCTAAAGAGTTGAGAGGGGCACGCATTTACCTTGACGTGGTAAGTGTAGGCGCAACGATCAACATCATGCTGGCAGCAGTAAAGGCAAAAGGCAGAACCATCATTGAAAATGCTGCAAAAGAACCCGAAATCATTGATGTGGCAACCCTTCTAAGCAGCATGGGAGCAAAAATCAAAGGTGCCGGAACAGATGTCATCCGTATCGATGGTGTCGAAAACCTTCATGGTTGCAAACACACGATCATCCCTGACCGTATCGAAGCTGGTACATACATGATCATGGCTGCTGCAACTGGTGGCGAAATGATCATCGATAATGTCATCCCAACTCACTTGGAGCCACTTATTGCCAAGCTTCGTGAAATGGGCGTGCGCATCGATATCAACAACGACCAGGATCAGGTACTTGTCGTTCCTGGCGAAAAACTGAAGGCGGTCGACGTGAAAACGCTCGTCCATCCGGGTTTCCCGACCGACCTCCAGCAGCCGATGACAACCCTGCTGACAAAAGCAGAAGGAACAAGCATCGTGACCGACACGATCTATTCGGCCCGTTTCAAGCACGTGGATGAACTGCGTCGCATGAACGGCCAGATCAAAGTGGAAGGCCGCTCTGCCATCATCAACGGCCCTGTCCAACTGCAAGGCGCCAAAGTAAAGGCAAGCGACCTCCGTGCAGGAGCAGCACTTGTCATTGCAGGCCTCTTGGCTGACGGACTGACAGAAGTGACTGGCCTTGAGCATATCGACCGTGGCTACAGCCACCTCGAAGAAAAGCTTGAAGGACTAGGTGCAACCATCTGGCGCGAAAAGCTGACAGAAGAAGAAATCGAGCAAATGCAGAATTCATAA
- the fsa gene encoding fructose-6-phosphate aldolase produces MKFFIDTANLEEIKEAHALGLLAGVTTNPSLVAKENISFEDRLREITAFVEGSVSAEVIALDAEGMIEEGKALAAIAPNITVKVPMTPDGLKAVKAFSDLNIKTNVTLIFNANQALMAARAGATYVSPFLGRLDDIGQNGMDLVSTIADIFAVHDIPTEIIAASIRHPMHITEAALKGAHIATVPYKVLMQLFGHPLTDQGIEKFLADWNNRQQ; encoded by the coding sequence ATGAAATTTTTTATCGACACAGCGAACCTGGAAGAAATTAAAGAAGCGCACGCACTGGGGCTACTTGCGGGAGTAACGACAAATCCTAGTCTTGTGGCAAAAGAAAACATTTCATTCGAAGACCGTCTACGCGAAATCACTGCTTTTGTAGAAGGATCTGTCAGTGCGGAAGTCATTGCCCTTGATGCAGAAGGCATGATCGAAGAGGGGAAAGCACTTGCGGCAATCGCGCCGAACATCACGGTGAAAGTGCCGATGACTCCAGATGGATTGAAAGCGGTAAAAGCATTCAGCGACCTGAACATCAAAACCAATGTCACCCTCATTTTCAACGCAAATCAAGCATTGATGGCAGCGAGAGCGGGAGCTACTTATGTTTCTCCGTTCCTTGGACGCCTTGATGACATTGGACAAAATGGAATGGACCTTGTTTCCACCATTGCTGATATTTTCGCGGTCCACGATATCCCAACGGAAATCATCGCAGCATCCATCCGTCACCCGATGCACATTACGGAGGCTGCCCTAAAAGGTGCGCACATCGCGACCGTTCCTTACAAAGTGCTGATGCAGCTCTTCGGACACCCGTTAACAGACCAGGGCATCGAGAAGTTCTTGGCTGATTGGAATAACCGCCAGCAATAA
- a CDS encoding class II fructose-bisphosphate aldolase: protein MPLVSMTEMLKKANAEGYAVGQFNLNNLEFTQAILQAAQEENSPVILGVSEGAARYMGGFKTIVALVKALMEEYGVTVPVAIHLDHGSSYESCAKAIHAGFTSVMIDASHHPFEENIETTSKVVELAHFHGVSVEAELGVVGGQEDDVIADGVIYADPQECEELVKRTGIDCLAPALGSVHGPYKGEPNLGFKEMEDINNRAGVPLVLHGGTGIPTHDIQKAISFGTAKINVNTENQIASAKAVRETLAAKTEEYDPRKYLGPARDAIKDTVKGKMREFGSSNKA, encoded by the coding sequence ATGCCTTTAGTTTCCATGACAGAAATGCTGAAAAAAGCAAATGCAGAAGGCTATGCAGTAGGTCAGTTCAACCTGAACAACCTAGAGTTCACACAAGCGATTCTACAAGCGGCACAGGAGGAGAATTCACCAGTTATCCTAGGTGTTTCTGAAGGTGCGGCTCGTTATATGGGTGGCTTCAAAACAATCGTAGCATTAGTTAAAGCGTTAATGGAAGAGTACGGTGTGACTGTACCTGTAGCGATTCACTTAGACCATGGTTCAAGCTATGAATCTTGTGCAAAAGCGATCCACGCTGGATTTACTTCTGTAATGATCGATGCTTCTCACCATCCATTTGAGGAGAACATTGAAACAACTTCTAAAGTTGTAGAATTAGCGCACTTCCACGGAGTTTCTGTTGAGGCAGAGCTTGGGGTAGTTGGTGGACAAGAAGATGACGTTATCGCTGATGGCGTAATCTATGCTGATCCACAAGAGTGTGAAGAGCTAGTAAAGCGCACAGGTATTGATTGCCTAGCTCCAGCTTTAGGTTCCGTACATGGTCCTTACAAAGGTGAACCGAACCTTGGCTTCAAAGAGATGGAAGACATCAACAACCGTGCTGGTGTTCCTCTAGTATTACACGGTGGAACTGGAATCCCTACGCATGACATCCAAAAAGCAATCTCTTTTGGGACTGCTAAAATCAACGTAAACACAGAAAACCAAATTGCATCTGCAAAAGCAGTTCGTGAAACACTTGCTGCAAAAACAGAAGAGTACGATCCTCGTAAATACCTAGGGCCTGCTCGCGACGCAATCAAAGATACAGTAAAAGGCAAAATGCGCGAATTTGGATCTTCCAACAAAGCGTAA
- a CDS encoding response regulator — MVGQKLLIVDDQYGIRILLNEVFQKEGYQTFQAANGYQALDIVEKHSPDLVLLDMKIPGMDGIEILKRLKAINSDIQVIIMTAYGELDMIQESKDLGAITHFAKPFDIDEIRDAVRKNMPRHSV, encoded by the coding sequence GTGGTGGGTCAAAAATTACTGATTGTGGATGACCAGTATGGGATACGGATCTTGTTGAATGAAGTGTTCCAGAAGGAAGGTTATCAAACGTTTCAGGCAGCGAACGGTTACCAAGCATTAGATATCGTAGAAAAGCATTCACCGGACTTAGTATTGTTAGACATGAAGATCCCCGGGATGGACGGAATTGAGATTTTAAAGAGGCTAAAAGCGATCAATTCCGATATCCAAGTCATCATCATGACCGCTTATGGGGAGCTGGATATGATTCAAGAATCCAAGGATCTCGGAGCGATCACTCATTTTGCCAAACCATTCGATATTGACGAAATCAGAGATGCGGTACGCAAAAATATGCCGCGTCATTCGGTCTGA
- a CDS encoding DUF2529 domain-containing protein, with protein sequence MLKIFTTQLQGVFNRIGSSEEFAFEDAARLLAQAAVGDGRIYVHGVKEMKAIEAEATVGAEPLVGAQLLSDLDSYHDLTDTDRALIVSRFSTDEEAINTAKALKELGIEIVGISTVVDATESAEAETLENLADVHIDMKLKKPLIPGDDGDRFGFPSSMVALYVYHGLAFTLKEILEEQE encoded by the coding sequence ATGTTGAAGATTTTTACGACGCAGTTGCAGGGTGTGTTTAATAGAATTGGTTCGAGTGAGGAGTTTGCCTTTGAGGATGCGGCTAGGTTACTCGCTCAGGCGGCTGTCGGGGACGGACGCATTTATGTCCATGGAGTGAAGGAAATGAAAGCGATCGAGGCGGAGGCTACAGTGGGAGCTGAGCCGCTTGTAGGGGCTCAACTTTTATCAGACCTGGACAGCTATCACGATCTCACCGATACAGATCGTGCGTTGATTGTGTCCCGTTTTTCGACAGATGAAGAAGCAATCAATACGGCAAAGGCATTGAAGGAGCTTGGCATTGAGATTGTCGGAATTTCGACAGTGGTTGATGCTACAGAATCGGCAGAAGCTGAAACCTTGGAAAATTTGGCCGATGTACATATCGACATGAAACTGAAGAAGCCTTTGATCCCTGGAGATGATGGGGATAGATTCGGTTTTCCGTCCAGCATGGTGGCCCTATATGTCTACCATGGGCTGGCATTCACATTGAAAGAGATACTGGAAGAACAGGAGTAG
- a CDS encoding GNAT family N-acetyltransferase — MLYQNLVIEKASTETGPSILDLLKSRASHLKSKGSKQWSFLLTGLEDAEILELVSKGYFYKVLYQSNNQSMGVASPLVATFMLSAQQEEWDIHLWGQEESPDTVYLHKLAVSLDHKGEGLGDQLLDWIKQHIQKRGYTKIRLDCVADSEKLKDFYEKNGFVLLDMVDKHCLYEWQPSVRPANIVGGS; from the coding sequence GTGTTGTATCAGAATTTAGTAATCGAGAAAGCTTCGACGGAAACTGGTCCGTCCATATTGGACTTGCTCAAGAGCCGGGCTAGCCATTTGAAGAGCAAGGGATCTAAGCAATGGAGCTTCCTCCTCACCGGGCTTGAGGATGCCGAAATTTTAGAGCTCGTTTCAAAGGGGTACTTTTACAAGGTGCTCTACCAATCAAACAATCAGAGCATGGGCGTAGCAAGTCCTCTTGTGGCCACCTTTATGCTATCAGCACAACAGGAGGAGTGGGATATTCACCTCTGGGGACAAGAGGAATCCCCCGATACCGTCTATTTACACAAATTGGCCGTCTCACTGGACCATAAAGGCGAGGGGCTTGGTGATCAGCTATTGGACTGGATCAAGCAACATATACAGAAGCGTGGGTATACAAAGATCCGGTTGGACTGTGTGGCAGACAGCGAGAAGTTAAAGGATTTTTATGAGAAGAATGGTTTCGTACTACTAGATATGGTGGATAAGCACTGTTTGTACGAGTGGCAACCAAGTGTTCGCCCTGCTAATATCGTTGGAGGTTCGTGA